From Paenibacillus graminis, a single genomic window includes:
- a CDS encoding CidB/LrgB family autolysis modulator, translating to MIGLLLLVLTVAVYLLAKRIYASSSKMYASPLIITPLLIISFLLLTGIPYESYNAGGKWLTDLLQPATIAFAIPLHKNFKVLKKHAAEIAAGVLSGTVMAVLSSMLLAKWLHLSGDLATSLVPRSVTTPIAMSISQSIGGVPSITAVFVILTGVLGTLMGPSVLRLFRIDNEIARGVSLGTAAHGTGTSKAFELSSLTGTISSIAMILTALLSIGLAPALLAVFLH from the coding sequence ATGATTGGACTGTTGCTGCTTGTATTGACTGTCGCGGTGTATCTGCTGGCCAAGCGAATCTATGCTTCCAGCAGCAAAATGTATGCTTCACCGCTTATCATCACACCGCTGCTGATTATCAGCTTTTTGCTGTTAACAGGAATTCCCTATGAATCCTACAATGCGGGAGGCAAATGGCTTACAGATCTGCTTCAGCCGGCAACCATTGCCTTTGCAATCCCTCTTCATAAAAACTTCAAGGTACTGAAAAAGCATGCTGCCGAAATTGCGGCAGGCGTGCTGTCAGGGACGGTTATGGCTGTGCTCTCCTCGATGCTGCTGGCCAAATGGCTGCATCTGAGCGGCGATCTGGCAACCAGCCTGGTACCCCGTTCGGTCACCACACCGATCGCCATGAGCATCTCGCAAAGCATTGGGGGCGTTCCGAGCATTACAGCAGTATTCGTAATTCTGACCGGAGTGCTCGGTACGCTGATGGGGCCTTCTGTGCTGCGCCTCTTCCGCATTGACAACGAAATTGCGCGCGGTGTATCGCTGGGAACCGCAGCGCACGGTACGGGCACCTCCAAAGCCTTCGAGCTGAGTTCGCTGACCGGCACCATCTCCAGTATCGCGATGATTCTGACGGCCCTGCTCTCTATTGGACTTGCGCCGGCCCTCCTCGCGGTTTTCCTCCACTAG
- a CDS encoding aspartyl-phosphate phosphatase Spo0E family protein encodes MSLYQNSSAELGKEYREDELYITIESLRCELLEVAQERSLSDHAVLELSQRLDGYIVLAQNKMMESLRSRKNAAAAYGKKTKSQRIRNNAALQQ; translated from the coding sequence GTGAGCCTTTACCAGAATTCGTCCGCTGAACTTGGAAAAGAATATAGAGAAGATGAGCTGTACATAACTATAGAGAGTCTTAGATGTGAACTGTTGGAGGTTGCACAGGAGCGCAGTCTCAGCGACCACGCAGTTCTGGAGCTCAGTCAGCGGCTGGACGGTTACATCGTGCTTGCCCAGAACAAAATGATGGAAAGTCTGCGCAGCCGCAAGAACGCTGCAGCCGCTTACGGAAAGAAAACCAAGAGCCAGAGAATCCGCAATAATGCTGCGCTGCAGCAATAG
- the cidR gene encoding cidABC operon transcriptional activator CidR yields the protein MDIRQLQYFVQVARLNSFSRAAESLYISQPTISKMIRNLEVELGADLFYREGKSIRLTDAGEILLTKAQNIVESFVSLSSELDSLRNLKQGHIRIGLPPMVGASFFPAVIGEFHRRYPDVTIRLHEDGAKKVEDDVETGLLDIGAIVLPVNTAVFHCFTFVEEKLELLVPAGHRLAGRASVPLRELAEEEFVLFREDFALHDRIITECVKTGFQPRVVYESSQWDLISRMVEAGMGIALLPETICRDIDRTLISVVPLTEPVIPWQLGMIWRRDRYLSFAAREWIHFAMGVLGERYLPPGEAGQPEL from the coding sequence TTGGATATCCGGCAGCTGCAGTATTTCGTCCAGGTGGCCAGGCTGAACAGCTTTTCCCGAGCGGCGGAATCGCTGTATATCTCCCAACCCACCATCAGCAAAATGATCCGTAATTTGGAGGTTGAGCTGGGGGCCGACCTCTTTTACCGTGAAGGAAAAAGCATCCGGCTGACAGATGCCGGAGAGATTCTGCTGACCAAAGCACAAAATATTGTGGAATCTTTCGTGAGCCTGTCTTCTGAGCTGGACAGCCTGCGCAATCTGAAGCAGGGGCATATCCGTATCGGGCTGCCGCCCATGGTGGGGGCAAGCTTCTTTCCGGCAGTCATCGGTGAATTTCACCGCCGCTACCCTGATGTGACCATCCGTCTGCACGAAGATGGAGCCAAAAAAGTGGAAGATGACGTGGAAACCGGACTGCTCGATATCGGAGCCATCGTCCTGCCGGTGAATACAGCGGTATTTCATTGCTTCACTTTTGTGGAAGAGAAGCTTGAGCTTCTGGTGCCGGCAGGCCACCGTTTGGCGGGCAGAGCTTCAGTGCCGCTGAGGGAACTGGCCGAAGAGGAGTTTGTGTTGTTCCGGGAGGATTTTGCGCTGCATGACCGGATTATTACGGAGTGTGTCAAGACGGGCTTTCAGCCAAGGGTCGTATATGAGAGCTCGCAGTGGGATTTAATCAGCCGGATGGTAGAGGCAGGAATGGGGATTGCCCTGCTCCCGGAGACTATCTGCCGGGACATTGACCGCACATTGATATCTGTGGTTCCGCTGACTGAGCCTGTAATCCCCTGGCAGCTGGGCATGATCTGGCGCAGAGACCGCTACTTGTCTTTTGCGGCACGTGAATGGATTCATTTTGCCATGGGGGTCCTGGGGGAGCGTTACCTCCCGCCTGGAGAGGCCGGACAGCCTGAATTGTGA
- a CDS encoding Gfo/Idh/MocA family protein, translating to MTLNIGIVGTGWFSKVHADLLSGMEDVKLQAVCGSSRQKGEDMASAYGAEGYGEITEMLDAHKLDAVYICVPPQSHGAIERALIRREIPFFVEKPLGSSTEIPASLLQDIKEHGLLTSVGYHFRYQENIARLKQLLSGDKVGMIVGQWMGGMPGAAWWRDQEQSGGQFTEQTTHIVDLLRYLGGEVTEVYGMFGNRIVHELHEGVTVADVGTVSLKLDNGIVANISNTCVLPGEVGQVGLSFYNDKGLLDWNPDRLMEVRSGDSKEYANSGNPYAAESEAFLHAVRTGDRSRILSDYEDGYKTLKVTCAAYESAKSGLPVKL from the coding sequence ATGACACTTAATATAGGAATTGTAGGAACAGGCTGGTTCTCCAAGGTGCATGCCGATTTGCTGTCGGGAATGGAGGATGTGAAGCTCCAGGCGGTCTGCGGCAGCAGCAGGCAGAAGGGTGAAGACATGGCTAGTGCCTACGGCGCTGAAGGGTATGGGGAAATCACAGAGATGCTGGATGCCCACAAGCTGGATGCCGTGTATATTTGTGTGCCTCCGCAGTCGCATGGAGCGATTGAGCGGGCGCTGATCCGCAGGGAGATCCCTTTTTTCGTGGAGAAGCCGCTGGGTTCGAGCACGGAGATTCCGGCCAGCCTGCTGCAGGATATCAAGGAGCATGGGCTGCTGACCTCGGTTGGCTACCACTTCCGGTATCAGGAGAACATCGCACGGCTGAAGCAATTACTCAGCGGCGACAAGGTAGGGATGATCGTGGGGCAATGGATGGGCGGCATGCCGGGCGCTGCCTGGTGGCGCGATCAGGAGCAGTCCGGCGGACAATTTACCGAGCAGACCACCCATATTGTCGATCTGCTGCGTTATCTGGGCGGCGAGGTGACAGAGGTTTATGGCATGTTCGGCAACCGGATTGTGCATGAGCTGCATGAAGGCGTAACGGTAGCCGATGTGGGCACGGTCTCGCTTAAGCTGGACAACGGCATTGTTGCAAATATCTCGAATACTTGTGTACTGCCGGGAGAGGTTGGACAAGTGGGCCTTAGCTTTTACAATGACAAAGGGCTGCTGGATTGGAATCCGGACCGGCTGATGGAGGTACGCAGCGGCGACAGCAAGGAATATGCCAATTCCGGCAATCCTTATGCAGCCGAAAGCGAGGCGTTTCTGCATGCAGTGCGGACCGGTGACCGCTCGCGTATTCTCAGCGACTACGAAGACGGCTATAAGACGCTGAAAGTAACCTGTGCTGCCTATGAATCCGCGAAAAGCGGATTGCCGGTGAAGCTGTAG
- a CDS encoding CidA/LrgA family protein, whose product MKKLSLGLLQVAGLTLFSMLVNVLTPFLHIPIPGSIIGMILLFLLLESGVIRLNWVEAGASWLLAELLLFFIPSAIGVMKYSKLLESNGLQVLAVVIVGTFAVMASSGLLTGAISKAKERRES is encoded by the coding sequence ATGAAAAAGCTAAGTCTAGGCTTGCTGCAGGTAGCTGGACTCACCCTGTTCTCGATGCTCGTTAATGTATTGACCCCATTCCTTCATATTCCTATTCCCGGAAGCATCATCGGCATGATCCTTTTGTTCCTGCTGCTGGAATCCGGAGTCATCCGTCTGAACTGGGTAGAAGCTGGCGCTTCCTGGCTGCTCGCCGAACTGCTGCTGTTCTTTATCCCTTCAGCTATAGGTGTTATGAAATATTCCAAGCTGCTCGAATCAAACGGCCTGCAAGTGCTGGCAGTAGTGATTGTCGGTACCTTCGCTGTAATGGCCAGCTCAGGGCTGCTTACGGGAGCTATATCAAAAGCAAAGGAGCGTAGAGAATCATGA